Proteins found in one Candidatus Binatia bacterium genomic segment:
- a CDS encoding transketolase: MTSVEQLREIARELRIESLRMIHAAGSGHPGGSLSAAEIVACLYFRILRYQVGRPDDPSRDRFVMSKGHAVPVLYAALAKAGCIAREELKTLRRIDSRLQGHPDHVRLPYIEAATGSLGQGLSVAVGMALAERLDSKNNYRTYCLLGDGELQAGQVWEAAMAAGKFGVGRLTAVVDYNKVQLDGHVRTVMDLEPLAAKFEAFGWNAVQVDGHSVEALLDAFAACEAEAGKPGVIIAHTVKGKGVSFMEDTHAWHGKAPNGEELERALAELEAA; this comes from the coding sequence GTGACTTCCGTCGAGCAGTTGAGGGAGATCGCGCGCGAGCTTCGCATCGAGTCGCTGCGCATGATCCACGCAGCCGGATCCGGGCATCCGGGCGGATCGCTGTCGGCCGCCGAAATCGTCGCGTGCCTGTATTTCCGCATCCTGCGCTACCAGGTGGGAAGGCCGGACGACCCCTCGCGGGACCGATTCGTGATGTCGAAGGGACACGCCGTTCCCGTGCTCTATGCGGCGCTGGCCAAGGCCGGCTGCATCGCGCGCGAAGAGTTGAAGACGCTGCGGCGCATCGACAGTCGCCTGCAGGGACACCCGGATCACGTGCGGCTGCCGTACATCGAGGCCGCCACCGGCTCCCTTGGCCAGGGCCTGTCGGTCGCCGTGGGAATGGCGCTGGCCGAGCGTCTCGATTCGAAGAACAACTACCGTACGTACTGCCTGCTCGGTGACGGCGAGCTGCAGGCCGGCCAGGTCTGGGAGGCCGCGATGGCAGCCGGCAAGTTCGGCGTCGGTCGCCTGACGGCGGTCGTCGACTACAACAAGGTCCAGCTCGACGGGCACGTGCGCACCGTGATGGACCTCGAGCCTCTGGCGGCAAAGTTCGAAGCGTTCGGATGGAACGCCGTGCAGGTGGACGGCCACTCGGTCGAGGCGCTGCTCGACGCCTTTGCGGCCTGCGAGGCCGAAGCGGGGAAGCCCGGCGTGATCATTGCGCACACGGTCAAGGGCAAGGGCGTCTCGTTCATGGAGGACACCCACGCCTGGCACGGCAAGGCACCGAACG
- a CDS encoding histidine phosphatase family protein, whose protein sequence is MPPEGTPPTILLMRHGETEWNRRRRIMGDLDVPLSDEGRQQCAQAASLLAGWPIHRIVTSPLARAAESAVIVASRLAVDVTTDERLVEVRFGCWQGKTYEEVSLDPRYLAFCEDPVANETPGGETAHIVQQRGLESVATARPGECVLFVTHGDIIRTMLCHFLGAPLAQYRRIRTDNCGLSAVEIRRAAPEVKFVNVLADPERARSHTHWSGRP, encoded by the coding sequence ATGCCGCCTGAGGGCACGCCCCCGACGATCCTGCTGATGCGTCACGGCGAGACCGAATGGAATCGCCGGCGGCGGATCATGGGTGACCTCGACGTCCCGCTGAGCGACGAGGGCCGGCAGCAGTGCGCGCAGGCCGCAAGCCTTCTCGCGGGATGGCCGATCCACCGCATCGTCACCAGCCCTCTGGCCAGGGCGGCCGAGTCGGCTGTCATTGTTGCTTCGCGCCTTGCGGTGGACGTCACGACGGACGAACGGCTCGTCGAAGTGCGCTTCGGGTGCTGGCAGGGAAAGACGTACGAAGAAGTCTCGCTCGATCCGCGCTATCTCGCCTTCTGCGAAGATCCCGTGGCCAACGAAACGCCGGGAGGGGAGACCGCGCACATCGTGCAGCAGCGCGGACTCGAAAGCGTTGCGACGGCGCGCCCCGGCGAGTGCGTGCTGTTCGTGACCCACGGCGACATCATCCGCACGATGCTGTGCCATTTCCTGGGCGCGCCGCTTGCGCAGTATCGCCGCATCCGCACCGACAACTGCGGCCTGTCCGCCGTCGAAATCCGCAGGGCCGCACCCGAAGTGAAGTTCGTCAACGTGCTGGCCGACCCGGAGCGCGCACGCAGCCACACGCACTGGAGCGGCCGTCCCTGA
- a CDS encoding NADH-quinone oxidoreductase subunit I has translation MRRPEDLNFRERIFVPEVIRGLLVTGGRFWRNLFLHIGHQFGVARGTSASVTLQYPEQYFDYGPSYRGSHRLTLKDDGAVRCTACFLCATACPARCIYIEAGESPDKSVEKFPLRYEIDTLRCIYCGMCVEACPCDAIRMDTSVHPRVAGYTREDFIEDKTALMNRSRVMRDQGEGALMKQMLDDYKRAEPGEAIADNP, from the coding sequence GTGAGACGTCCCGAAGACCTGAACTTCCGAGAGCGGATCTTCGTACCGGAAGTGATCCGCGGCCTGCTCGTCACGGGCGGGCGTTTCTGGCGCAATCTTTTCCTTCACATCGGGCACCAGTTCGGCGTGGCCAGGGGCACCAGCGCATCGGTGACGCTGCAGTACCCGGAGCAGTATTTCGACTACGGTCCCAGCTACCGCGGCAGCCATCGCCTGACTCTCAAGGACGACGGCGCGGTGCGCTGCACGGCGTGCTTCCTTTGCGCCACCGCGTGCCCGGCGCGCTGCATCTACATCGAAGCGGGAGAGAGCCCCGACAAGTCCGTCGAGAAGTTCCCGCTGCGCTACGAGATCGACACGCTTCGCTGCATCTACTGCGGCATGTGCGTCGAAGCCTGCCCGTGTGATGCGATCCGCATGGACACTTCGGTGCACCCGCGCGTCGCCGGCTACACCCGCGAAGACTTCATCGAGGACAAGACCGCGCTGATGAACCGCTCGCGTGTCATGCGCGACCAGGGCGAGGGCGCGCTGATGAAGCAGATGCTCGACGACTACAAGCGCGCCGAGCCCGGCGAGGCGATCGCCGACAACCCGTGA
- a CDS encoding glutathione S-transferase family protein, whose product MTIYDYPGCPFGRKVRIVLAEKELSFDSVQVDLARGQQRSEEFRRLNPFGKVPVLVDESLIVYESSIINEYLNDEYPHEPELMPEDSGERARVRLLVDFADRAFTLPVMALEREAKAADKDEARVHAARDAITKTLAMLERELAGREYLASDFSLADVAFAPALLTLPQVGIQIDPSLANVAAWRSRLLGRPSIGRAAKSAA is encoded by the coding sequence ATGACGATTTACGACTACCCAGGATGTCCGTTCGGCAGAAAAGTCCGCATCGTGCTGGCCGAGAAGGAGCTCTCCTTCGACTCGGTGCAGGTTGACCTGGCGCGGGGCCAGCAGCGCAGCGAAGAGTTCCGCCGGCTAAACCCTTTCGGCAAAGTTCCCGTGCTCGTTGACGAATCGCTGATCGTCTACGAGTCGTCGATCATCAACGAGTACTTGAACGACGAGTACCCGCACGAGCCCGAGCTGATGCCCGAGGACTCGGGCGAGAGGGCCAGGGTGCGCCTTCTCGTCGATTTCGCCGACCGCGCATTCACGCTTCCGGTGATGGCGCTCGAGCGCGAGGCCAAGGCCGCCGACAAGGACGAAGCCCGGGTACACGCCGCCCGCGACGCCATCACGAAGACGCTCGCGATGCTCGAACGCGAGCTCGCCGGCCGCGAGTACCTCGCGTCCGACTTCTCGCTGGCCGACGTCGCGTTCGCACCGGCGCTGCTGACGCTCCCGCAGGTCGGAATCCAGATCGACCCCTCGCTGGCAAACGTCGCTGCATGGAGAAGCCGGCTTCTCGGCCGTCCGAGCATCGGTCGCGCCGCGAAATCCGCCGCCTGA
- the moeB gene encoding molybdopterin-synthase adenylyltransferase MoeB: MAKSYQQILDEARKSIPEVTADELRRTMDSRSGTVVLDVREKEEFRDGHLSGAISVPRGFLEMQVEGHVPDKQTPVIAYCQSGVRSLLAGRILKEMGYANVRSLGGGFGSWKNGGFPWVQDHAFTREQVSRYSRHFLLGEVGEAGQAKLLNSRVLCLGAGGLGSPVAFYLAAAGVGTLGIVDDDVVDLSNLQRQILHTTDRIGMPKVESAKKTIHALNPDVNVVEHRTRLDSANILSIIKDYDIIVDGCDNFPTRYLVNDACVMTGKTNVHGSIFQFEGQVTVFKPGAGPCYRCLFPEPPPPGMAPSCAEAGVLGVLPGLVGCMQALETIKLILGIGEPLIGKIAKLDTLSMDVTMLRLRRDPKCPMCGDAPTIHELIDYEEFCGLRAASPAGAGRNAA; this comes from the coding sequence ATGGCGAAGAGCTACCAGCAGATTCTCGACGAAGCGCGAAAATCGATTCCCGAAGTGACGGCCGACGAGTTGCGCCGCACGATGGACTCGCGCTCGGGCACCGTCGTGCTCGACGTGCGCGAGAAGGAAGAGTTCCGCGACGGCCACCTCTCGGGCGCGATCAGCGTTCCGCGCGGGTTCCTCGAGATGCAGGTCGAGGGCCACGTGCCCGACAAGCAGACGCCGGTCATCGCGTACTGCCAGAGCGGAGTGCGCTCGCTGCTGGCCGGCCGGATCCTCAAGGAAATGGGATACGCGAACGTGCGCTCCCTCGGCGGCGGTTTCGGCTCGTGGAAGAACGGCGGATTCCCGTGGGTGCAGGACCACGCGTTCACGCGCGAGCAAGTGTCGCGCTACAGCCGCCACTTCCTGCTCGGTGAGGTCGGCGAAGCCGGCCAGGCCAAGCTGCTCAATTCGCGCGTGCTGTGCCTCGGCGCCGGCGGGCTCGGCTCGCCGGTCGCGTTCTACCTTGCGGCTGCCGGAGTAGGCACCCTCGGCATCGTCGACGACGACGTCGTCGATCTTTCGAACCTGCAGCGCCAGATCCTGCACACGACCGACCGCATCGGCATGCCGAAAGTCGAGTCGGCGAAGAAGACGATCCACGCGCTCAATCCGGACGTCAACGTCGTCGAGCATCGCACGCGCCTCGACTCGGCCAACATCCTGTCGATCATCAAGGACTACGACATCATCGTCGACGGCTGCGACAATTTCCCGACGCGCTACCTCGTCAACGATGCCTGCGTGATGACCGGCAAGACGAACGTGCACGGAAGCATCTTCCAGTTCGAAGGGCAGGTCACGGTGTTCAAGCCGGGCGCCGGCCCCTGCTACCGCTGCCTTTTCCCCGAGCCGCCGCCGCCGGGAATGGCGCCGAGCTGCGCCGAAGCCGGAGTGCTCGGCGTGCTGCCGGGCCTCGTCGGCTGCATGCAGGCACTCGAGACGATCAAGCTGATCCTCGGCATCGGCGAACCCCTCATCGGGAAAATCGCCAAGCTGGACACGCTCAGCATGGACGTGACGATGCTGAGGCTGCGGCGCGATCCGAAGTGCCCGATGTGCGGCGATGCGCCGACCATCCACGAGCTGATCGACTACGAGGAGTTCTGCGGACTGCGTGCTGCGTCGCCGGCGGGCGCCGGACGCAATGCCGCCTGA